A single region of the Solwaraspora sp. WMMD406 genome encodes:
- a CDS encoding Gfo/Idh/MocA family oxidoreductase — translation MPDEPIGVAVIGAGYWGPNLVRNFMSSPAFRLRWLCDLDLGRARTVLGDYSTIGATDDLARVLADDAVRAVAIATPAGTHLDVASAALRAGKHVLVEKPLAANHADGATLVAEAERRGLTLMCDHTYCYTPAVLRIREMLHAGELGELHYLDSVRINLGLVQRDIDVIWDLAPHDLSILDFILPPGVRPVAVAAHGADGIGAGRACVAYLTLRLSSGAIAHVHVNWLSPVKIRTTIVGGSKRTLVWDDLNPSQRLALFDRGVDVAAPDELGTEARRDMLVSYRSGDMVAPALTEREALRTMVEEYARAIRTGTPALTDGRSGLRVLAILEAATRSLAAGGTMIPLDEESPA, via the coding sequence ATGCCGGACGAGCCCATCGGCGTAGCCGTCATCGGCGCCGGCTACTGGGGCCCCAACCTGGTCCGCAACTTCATGTCCAGCCCGGCGTTCCGGCTGCGCTGGCTCTGTGACCTCGATCTCGGCCGGGCCCGTACGGTCCTTGGCGACTACTCCACGATCGGCGCCACAGACGACCTGGCGCGGGTGCTCGCCGACGACGCGGTGCGGGCCGTGGCGATCGCCACCCCCGCCGGCACCCACCTCGACGTCGCGTCCGCCGCGCTGCGGGCCGGCAAGCACGTGCTGGTCGAGAAGCCGCTCGCCGCCAACCACGCCGACGGCGCCACCCTGGTCGCCGAGGCCGAGCGGCGTGGTCTGACGTTGATGTGCGACCACACCTACTGCTACACCCCGGCGGTGCTGCGGATCCGCGAGATGCTGCACGCCGGTGAGCTCGGTGAGCTGCACTACCTCGACTCGGTACGGATCAACCTGGGCTTGGTGCAGCGCGACATCGACGTGATCTGGGACCTCGCCCCGCACGACCTGTCGATCCTCGACTTCATCCTGCCCCCGGGGGTACGCCCGGTGGCGGTCGCCGCGCACGGCGCCGACGGCATCGGCGCCGGCCGCGCCTGCGTGGCCTATCTCACGCTGCGGCTGAGCAGCGGGGCGATCGCCCACGTACACGTCAACTGGCTCTCCCCCGTCAAGATCCGCACCACGATCGTCGGCGGGTCGAAGCGGACCCTGGTCTGGGACGATCTCAACCCCAGCCAACGGCTCGCCCTGTTCGACCGGGGCGTGGACGTCGCCGCCCCGGACGAGCTCGGCACCGAGGCACGGCGCGACATGCTGGTGTCGTACCGTTCCGGCGACATGGTGGCCCCGGCGCTGACCGAACGGGAAGCGTTGCGCACCATGGTCGAGGAGTACGCCCGCGCCATCCGTACCGGCACCCCCGCCCTGACCGACGGTCGTTCCGGCCTGCGGGTGCTGGCCATCCTGGAAGCCGCCACCCGCAGCCTCGCCGCCGGCGGCACGATGATCCCGCTGGACGAGGAGAGCCCGGCATGA
- a CDS encoding DivIVA domain-containing protein, translating to MPQQQSSLAFFDNASAPHDFTVVLRGYDRNQVDDHLQRLVAALTQSEQARAEAEQRMNDAQRRLRQAEQRLNALEQKLTDTNKQLEENNRPTLSGLGTRVEQILRLAEEQANDHRGEAKRESEGILSAARLEAREITDKARAEAAAMKAGAEREAGSVRTAAEREAAEVRVQARREADTLRADAERETKQLRAVTAHEVAELKSTVEREVATLRATAEREITQLRAKAAREAEEKRAEATKLLTDARDKRDKDLQALELQLAERREKAEREESERHAAQVAQTQRLVAEAEGRARAAEERSKEIEQRAEARRVESERSAQETVEKAKALSDKTLSEARAEANRLLTEARTEAELTTQAARREVEDLTRQKDAVTAQLGQMLSGLAGIVPGVPSGGGDAKKGAESGESTDRVGAGSSS from the coding sequence ATGCCCCAGCAGCAGTCCTCCCTTGCGTTCTTCGATAACGCCAGCGCTCCGCACGACTTCACCGTCGTGCTCCGTGGCTACGACCGCAACCAGGTGGATGACCACCTGCAGCGGTTGGTAGCCGCCCTCACCCAGTCGGAGCAGGCTCGCGCTGAGGCCGAGCAGCGGATGAACGACGCGCAGCGTCGGCTCCGCCAAGCCGAGCAGCGCCTCAACGCTCTTGAGCAGAAGCTCACCGACACCAACAAGCAGCTCGAGGAAAACAACCGGCCGACCCTGTCCGGACTGGGCACCCGGGTCGAGCAGATCCTGCGGCTCGCCGAGGAACAGGCCAATGACCACCGGGGCGAGGCGAAGCGGGAGTCCGAGGGGATCCTGTCCGCCGCGCGGCTGGAGGCACGGGAGATCACCGACAAGGCCCGCGCGGAGGCCGCCGCGATGAAGGCCGGCGCCGAGCGCGAGGCGGGCAGCGTGCGCACGGCGGCGGAACGGGAGGCCGCCGAGGTACGGGTGCAGGCTCGGCGCGAGGCCGACACGCTGCGGGCCGACGCCGAACGGGAGACCAAGCAGCTGCGCGCGGTCACCGCCCACGAGGTCGCCGAGCTCAAGTCGACGGTCGAGCGTGAGGTGGCGACGCTGCGGGCCACCGCCGAACGGGAGATCACCCAGCTACGGGCCAAGGCGGCCCGCGAGGCCGAGGAGAAGCGCGCCGAGGCGACCAAGCTGCTCACCGACGCCCGGGACAAGCGCGACAAGGACCTGCAGGCGCTGGAACTGCAGCTGGCCGAACGCCGGGAGAAGGCCGAGCGGGAAGAGTCGGAGCGCCACGCCGCGCAGGTCGCCCAGACCCAGCGGCTGGTCGCCGAGGCGGAAGGGCGCGCCCGCGCCGCCGAGGAACGGTCCAAGGAGATCGAGCAGCGCGCCGAAGCCCGTCGGGTCGAGTCCGAGCGCTCCGCCCAGGAGACGGTGGAGAAGGCCAAGGCGCTGTCGGACAAGACGCTCAGCGAGGCCCGCGCCGAAGCGAACCGTCTGCTCACCGAGGCCCGCACCGAAGCGGAGCTGACCACCCAGGCGGCCCGCCGCGAGGTCGAGGACCTCACCCGGCAGAAGGACGCGGTCACCGCGCAGCTCGGCCAGATGCTCTCCGGGCTGGCCGGCATCGTGCCGGGGGTGCCCAGCGGCGGCGGGGACGCCAAGAAGGGTGCCGAGTCGGGCGAGAGCACCGATCGGGTCGGCGCGGGCTCGTCGAGCTGA
- a CDS encoding NeuD/PglB/VioB family sugar acetyltransferase — MRDLVIVGAGGFARETAAAVAAINAVSPTWRLRGFLDDDPALHGTRRVDVPVIGGTDLVGELADAAVVVCVGNPRNYRSRQRLVERFGLPPQRYATIVHPSARVGVGCVVGEGSVLLAGVDLTAEVSVGAHVAVMPQVVLTHDNVIGPYATIASGVRLGGGVRLGDGVYVGAGALLRDGVSVGAWSQLGMGSVALRDVPAGEVWVGAPARFLRPAGQPAGPQVESKAVVAVEESSVNSIPLVDLAAAHAEVAEEVDAGFKRVIADTAFIGGAEVAAFEAEYAAFSGVPHCVGVANGTDALELALRAVGVGPGSEVILPANTFIATAEAVARAGARVVLVDCDPATYLIDVDAALAAVTPATRAIAPVHLYGQLADVQRLRAGLAGLAGGTGRDVAIVEDAAQCQGATRHGVSAGADGIAATSFYPGKNLGAYGDAGAVVTADAGLAADIRLMSAHGSARKYVHEVLGFNSRLDGLQAVVLRAKLARLADGNARRRAIAARYDELLADLDVVRPVTADGNVHVWHIYCVRVPGGAARRDAVVAALNTAGIGAGIHYPVPVHLTPAFADLGYPAGSFPHAESTAPELLSVPIYPQLTAAQQDRVVEVLAAALAG; from the coding sequence ATGAGAGACCTGGTCATCGTCGGCGCCGGCGGGTTCGCCCGGGAGACCGCCGCCGCCGTCGCGGCGATCAACGCGGTGTCGCCGACCTGGCGGCTGCGCGGCTTCCTCGACGACGACCCGGCGCTGCACGGCACCCGGCGGGTCGACGTCCCGGTGATCGGCGGCACCGACCTGGTCGGCGAACTGGCCGACGCGGCCGTGGTGGTCTGCGTCGGCAACCCCCGCAACTACCGGTCGCGGCAGCGGCTGGTCGAACGGTTCGGCCTGCCCCCGCAGCGGTACGCCACCATCGTGCACCCGAGCGCCCGGGTCGGCGTCGGATGCGTCGTCGGGGAAGGCAGTGTGCTGCTGGCCGGGGTGGACCTGACCGCTGAGGTGTCCGTCGGCGCGCACGTGGCGGTGATGCCGCAGGTGGTGCTGACCCACGACAACGTGATCGGTCCGTATGCCACGATCGCCTCCGGGGTGCGGCTGGGCGGTGGGGTACGGCTCGGCGACGGCGTCTACGTCGGGGCGGGCGCGTTGCTGCGCGACGGTGTCAGCGTCGGTGCCTGGTCACAGCTGGGCATGGGGTCGGTGGCGCTGCGGGACGTACCCGCTGGCGAAGTGTGGGTCGGCGCTCCGGCCCGGTTCCTGCGCCCGGCCGGTCAGCCGGCCGGGCCGCAGGTGGAGTCGAAAGCCGTAGTCGCAGTCGAGGAGTCGTCCGTGAACAGCATCCCCCTGGTCGATCTGGCCGCCGCCCATGCCGAGGTGGCCGAGGAGGTCGACGCCGGTTTCAAGCGGGTCATCGCCGACACCGCCTTCATCGGCGGCGCGGAGGTCGCCGCCTTCGAGGCCGAGTACGCGGCGTTCAGCGGGGTACCGCACTGCGTCGGGGTGGCCAACGGCACCGACGCGCTCGAACTGGCGTTGCGGGCGGTCGGCGTCGGTCCGGGCAGCGAGGTGATCCTGCCGGCGAACACGTTCATCGCCACCGCCGAGGCGGTCGCCCGGGCCGGTGCCCGGGTGGTACTGGTCGACTGCGACCCGGCGACGTACCTGATCGATGTGGACGCGGCGCTGGCCGCCGTCACCCCGGCGACCCGGGCGATCGCCCCGGTGCACCTGTACGGGCAGCTGGCCGACGTGCAGCGGCTGCGCGCCGGCCTCGCCGGGCTGGCCGGCGGCACCGGGCGGGACGTCGCGATCGTCGAGGACGCCGCGCAGTGCCAGGGGGCCACCCGGCACGGCGTGAGCGCCGGTGCGGACGGGATCGCCGCGACCAGCTTCTACCCGGGCAAGAACCTCGGCGCGTACGGCGACGCCGGGGCGGTGGTCACCGCCGACGCCGGGCTCGCCGCCGACATCCGCCTGATGTCGGCGCATGGCAGCGCCCGCAAGTACGTCCACGAGGTGCTCGGCTTCAACAGCCGCCTCGACGGGCTGCAGGCGGTGGTGCTGCGGGCCAAGCTGGCCCGGTTGGCCGACGGCAACGCCCGGCGCCGGGCGATCGCCGCCCGGTACGACGAGCTGCTGGCCGACCTCGACGTGGTCCGACCGGTGACGGCGGACGGCAACGTGCACGTCTGGCACATCTACTGCGTACGGGTGCCGGGCGGGGCGGCCCGCCGGGACGCCGTCGTCGCCGCGTTGAACACGGCCGGGATCGGGGCCGGCATCCACTACCCGGTGCCGGTGCACCTGACGCCGGCCTTCGCCGACCTGGGTTACCCGGCCGGGTCGTTCCCGCACGCCGAGTCGACCGCCCCGGAGCTGCTGTCGGTGCCGATCTACCCGCAGTTGACCGCCGCGCAGCAGGACCGGGTCGTCGAGGTGCTGGCCGCCGCGCTGGCGGGCTGA
- a CDS encoding acyltransferase, with amino-acid sequence MAATTPDRDAAGAGSRSHPGVAVAGSADVADAARIGAGTRVWHLAQIREDATVGRDCIIGRGAYVGPGVRLGDNVKLQNHALVYEPAQLDDGVFVGPAAVLTNDEYPRAVTPDGRLKTGDDWTAVGVTIGTGAAIGARAVCVAPVRIGRWATVAAGAVVTRDVPDFGLVVGVPARRVGWVGRAGVPLVADGDGRYVCPRTGTSYQERDGRLVEDAAPD; translated from the coding sequence ATGGCCGCCACCACACCAGACCGGGACGCCGCCGGCGCCGGCTCAAGGTCACACCCGGGCGTCGCTGTCGCCGGTTCCGCCGACGTGGCCGACGCGGCACGCATCGGTGCCGGCACCCGGGTCTGGCACCTGGCCCAGATCCGCGAGGACGCGACCGTGGGCCGCGACTGCATCATCGGCCGGGGGGCGTACGTCGGACCGGGGGTCCGCCTGGGTGACAACGTGAAACTGCAGAACCACGCATTGGTCTACGAGCCGGCGCAGCTCGACGACGGGGTGTTCGTCGGCCCGGCGGCAGTGCTCACCAACGACGAGTACCCCCGCGCCGTCACCCCGGACGGGCGGTTGAAGACCGGCGACGACTGGACGGCGGTCGGGGTGACGATCGGCACCGGCGCCGCGATCGGTGCCCGCGCGGTCTGCGTCGCGCCGGTACGGATCGGCCGCTGGGCGACGGTCGCCGCCGGTGCCGTGGTCACCCGGGACGTGCCGGACTTCGGCCTGGTGGTCGGCGTACCGGCCCGCCGGGTCGGTTGGGTCGGACGGGCCGGCGTCCCGCTGGTCGCCGACGGTGACGGCCGGTACGTCTGCCCGCGTACCGGCACCAGCTACCAGGAACGCGACGGCCGACTCGTCGAGGACGCCGCGCCGGACTGA
- a CDS encoding MFS transporter: protein MYVTLRDRPGVDSASPGRHVGRRVSGTVLLLGTVSLLTDVSSEMVASVLPLYLTAVVGLSPVAYGFVDGVYQGVSALVRIAGGYAGDRGGRPKWVAVAGYGASALSRIALVPVQGFAAITAVITMDRLGKGLRTAPRDALIAASSDPAMLGRAFGVHRALDTFGAALGPLVAFALLATVPGSYDSVFLVSFAFAVVGLAVLVLFVPNLPTAVGAARLGVQRMVAEVTGARLRRPLLAAGLLGLVTVGDGFLYLTLQDRDDFAASYFPLLFVGSNVAYLALAVPLGRLADRVGRARVMVAGHGALLACYLLAAAPAGGWWLTVTVLLLLGVFYAATDGVLPALVARLVPAAARGSGIAAAQTMVVLTRFASSVAFGLLWSVAGSTTAVAVFAVALAAGVPFAWWLLRHVDTAPSADADATSAGDAEPAPSADAGPPSTGGAS from the coding sequence GTGTACGTCACGCTGCGCGATCGCCCCGGTGTGGACTCGGCTTCGCCGGGTCGCCACGTCGGGCGGCGGGTGTCGGGCACCGTCCTGCTGCTCGGTACGGTCAGCTTGCTCACCGACGTCTCCTCGGAGATGGTGGCGTCGGTGTTGCCGCTGTACCTGACGGCGGTGGTCGGGCTGAGCCCGGTGGCGTACGGCTTCGTGGACGGCGTGTATCAGGGCGTCTCCGCGCTGGTCCGGATCGCCGGCGGGTACGCCGGGGACCGGGGTGGGCGGCCGAAGTGGGTGGCGGTGGCCGGCTACGGGGCGTCGGCACTGAGCCGGATCGCGCTGGTGCCGGTGCAGGGGTTCGCCGCGATCACCGCGGTGATCACCATGGATCGGCTGGGCAAGGGGCTGCGGACCGCGCCCCGGGACGCGCTGATCGCCGCCTCGTCGGACCCGGCCATGCTCGGTCGGGCGTTCGGGGTGCACCGGGCGTTGGACACGTTCGGTGCCGCGCTCGGCCCGCTGGTCGCGTTCGCCCTGCTGGCCACGGTTCCGGGTAGCTACGACTCGGTGTTTCTGGTGTCGTTCGCGTTCGCCGTGGTGGGGCTGGCGGTGCTGGTGCTGTTCGTGCCGAACCTGCCGACCGCGGTGGGCGCGGCCCGGCTCGGCGTACAGCGGATGGTCGCTGAGGTGACCGGGGCCCGGCTGCGTCGGCCGCTGCTCGCCGCCGGCCTGCTCGGTCTGGTGACCGTCGGCGACGGGTTCCTCTATCTGACGTTGCAGGACCGCGACGACTTCGCCGCGTCGTACTTTCCGTTGTTGTTCGTCGGCAGCAACGTGGCGTACCTGGCGCTGGCCGTTCCGTTGGGGCGCCTCGCCGACCGGGTCGGCCGGGCCCGGGTGATGGTCGCCGGGCACGGTGCGCTGCTCGCCTGTTATCTGCTGGCGGCCGCTCCGGCTGGCGGGTGGTGGTTGACGGTCACGGTCTTGCTGCTGCTCGGGGTCTTCTACGCGGCCACCGACGGGGTGTTACCGGCGCTGGTCGCCAGGCTGGTACCGGCTGCCGCCCGGGGCAGTGGCATCGCCGCCGCGCAGACGATGGTGGTGCTGACCAGGTTCGCGTCGTCGGTCGCGTTTGGTCTGTTGTGGAGTGTCGCGGGTTCGACGACGGCGGTGGCGGTGTTCGCGGTCGCGTTGGCCGCCGGGGTGCCGTTCGCCTGGTGGTTGCTGCGCCACGTCGACACGGCACCGTCAGCCGACGCGGACGCGACGTCGGCGGGCGACGCCGAGCCGGCACCGTCAGCCGACGCCGGCCCGCCGTCGACGGGCGGTGCGTCGTGA
- the mce gene encoding methylmalonyl-CoA epimerase: MSEAVPTETAADYVTDIGLLRIDHVGIAVPDLDTAVEFYARTFGMRCVHTEINHEQGVREAMLSVGPTPDGGSVQLLAPLTPESTIAKFLDRAGPGVQQVAYTVSDIDAACVALRERGVRLLYDAPRPGTAGSRINFVHPKDAGGVLVELVQPAAAPVESATD, from the coding sequence ATGTCGGAAGCCGTTCCCACCGAGACCGCCGCGGACTATGTCACAGACATCGGCCTGCTCCGGATCGATCACGTCGGCATAGCCGTGCCCGACCTCGACACCGCCGTCGAGTTCTACGCCAGGACCTTCGGCATGCGGTGCGTACACACCGAGATCAATCACGAGCAGGGCGTACGCGAGGCGATGTTGTCGGTCGGCCCGACCCCGGACGGCGGATCCGTGCAACTGCTGGCCCCGTTGACCCCGGAGTCGACGATCGCGAAGTTCCTCGACCGCGCGGGCCCCGGGGTGCAGCAGGTGGCGTACACCGTGTCGGACATCGACGCGGCGTGCGTCGCGTTGCGCGAGCGGGGCGTACGGCTGCTCTACGACGCGCCCCGACCGGGCACCGCCGGGTCCCGGATCAATTTCGTGCATCCGAAGGACGCCGGCGGGGTGCTGGTCGAACTGGTGCAACCGGCCGCCGCACCGGTGGAGTCGGCCACCGACTGA
- a CDS encoding SDR family NAD(P)-dependent oxidoreductase: protein MTTPTGPAAPAVDLSTSTVLVTGGAGFIGSHLAEHLVSLGARVVVLDNFRNGTRDNLDFPGTESMRVIEGDIRDPQTCVDAMAGVDVVFHLACLGVRHSLHSPVENHQVNALGTLNVLEAARAARVSRLLYVSTSEIYGRALEFPITEETTPWPLTVYGSSKLAGEHYARSYLECWGLPVVCVRPFNNYGPRSHFEGDSGEVIPRFLLRALAGQPPVVFGDGGVTRDFLYVKDCVETLARVAESTELVGEVVNLGYGEELTIGLLAETVLAAVGRTDLSPVFEEPRPADVPRLWVDTSKLRKTIDFAPRVSLAEGIGHTLEYFQRLLREQPGALERMQTKNWSQPA from the coding sequence ATGACGACGCCCACCGGACCGGCCGCGCCCGCCGTCGACCTGAGCACCTCCACCGTCCTGGTGACCGGCGGCGCCGGGTTCATCGGCTCGCACCTGGCCGAACACCTCGTCTCGCTCGGGGCGCGGGTCGTGGTGCTGGACAACTTCCGCAACGGCACCCGGGACAACCTCGACTTCCCCGGCACGGAATCGATGCGGGTGATCGAGGGCGACATCCGCGACCCGCAGACCTGCGTCGACGCGATGGCCGGCGTCGACGTGGTGTTCCACCTGGCCTGCCTGGGGGTGCGCCACTCGCTGCACAGCCCGGTGGAGAACCACCAGGTCAACGCGCTCGGAACACTCAACGTGCTGGAGGCGGCGCGGGCCGCGCGGGTGTCCCGACTGCTGTACGTGTCGACCTCGGAGATCTACGGCCGGGCGCTGGAGTTCCCGATCACCGAGGAGACCACCCCCTGGCCGTTGACCGTGTACGGCAGCAGCAAACTGGCCGGCGAACACTACGCCCGCTCGTACCTGGAGTGCTGGGGGCTGCCGGTGGTCTGCGTCCGGCCGTTCAACAACTACGGGCCGCGTTCGCACTTCGAGGGCGACTCCGGCGAGGTGATCCCCCGCTTCCTCCTGCGCGCCCTGGCCGGACAGCCGCCGGTGGTCTTCGGCGACGGCGGCGTCACCCGCGACTTCCTGTACGTCAAGGACTGCGTCGAGACGCTGGCCCGGGTGGCGGAGTCGACCGAGCTGGTCGGCGAGGTGGTCAACCTCGGCTACGGCGAGGAGCTGACCATCGGCTTGCTGGCCGAGACGGTACTGGCGGCGGTCGGCCGCACCGACCTGAGCCCGGTCTTCGAGGAACCCCGCCCGGCAGACGTGCCCCGGCTGTGGGTGGACACCTCCAAGCTGCGCAAGACCATCGACTTCGCACCCCGGGTGTCACTGGCCGAGGGTATCGGCCACACCCTCGAATACTTCCAGCGGCTGCTGCGCGAGCAGCCCGGCGCGCTGGAGCGGATGCAGACCAAGAACTGGAGCCAGCCGGCATGA
- a CDS encoding acetyl-CoA C-acetyltransferase codes for MTSVIVSGARTPMGRLLGNLKDFPATALGSVAISAALRRGGVDPDQVQYVIMGQVLQAGAGQIPARQAAVGAGVPMSVPALTINKVCLSGLDAIALADQLIRAGEFDVVVAGGMESMTNAPHLLRGQRAGYKYGDVVVADHMALDGLTDAWDCCAMGESTERHGVRHGITRAEQDAFAATSHQRAAAAQKNGIFAEEITPVEVPQRKGDPVRLVDDEGIRPDTTVESLARLRPAFAPDGTITAGSSSPISDGACAVVVMSRSRAESLGLDWIAEIGAHGNVAGPDNSLHSQPSNAIRHALDKAGMTVADLDLIEINEAFAAVGIQSMRDLGASPDIVNVNGGAIALGHPIGMSGARLALTLALELRRRGGGVGAAALCGGGGQGDALILRVPAAA; via the coding sequence GTGACCTCGGTGATCGTCAGCGGTGCGCGCACCCCGATGGGCCGGCTGCTCGGCAACCTCAAGGACTTCCCGGCCACCGCGCTGGGCTCGGTGGCCATCTCCGCCGCCCTGCGGCGCGGCGGCGTCGACCCCGATCAGGTCCAGTACGTGATCATGGGGCAGGTGCTGCAGGCCGGAGCGGGGCAGATCCCGGCCCGACAGGCCGCCGTCGGCGCCGGCGTCCCGATGAGCGTACCCGCGCTGACCATCAACAAGGTGTGCCTTTCCGGACTGGACGCGATCGCCCTGGCCGACCAGCTCATCCGGGCCGGTGAGTTCGACGTGGTGGTGGCGGGCGGGATGGAGTCCATGACCAACGCCCCCCATCTGCTGCGCGGTCAGCGGGCCGGCTACAAGTACGGCGACGTCGTGGTCGCCGATCACATGGCGCTCGACGGCCTCACCGACGCCTGGGACTGCTGCGCGATGGGTGAGTCCACCGAACGGCACGGGGTCCGGCACGGCATCACCCGCGCCGAGCAGGACGCCTTCGCCGCCACCAGCCACCAACGGGCCGCCGCCGCCCAGAAGAACGGGATCTTCGCCGAGGAGATCACCCCGGTCGAGGTGCCGCAGCGCAAGGGAGACCCGGTGCGGCTCGTCGACGACGAAGGGATCCGACCGGACACGACGGTCGAGTCGCTGGCCCGGCTGCGTCCCGCGTTCGCCCCGGACGGCACCATCACCGCGGGCAGCTCCTCGCCGATCTCCGACGGAGCCTGCGCCGTCGTCGTGATGAGCAGGAGCCGGGCCGAATCGCTCGGGCTGGACTGGATCGCCGAGATCGGAGCACACGGCAACGTCGCCGGCCCGGACAACTCATTGCACTCCCAGCCGTCCAACGCCATCCGGCACGCCCTGGACAAGGCCGGAATGACCGTCGCCGACCTGGACCTGATCGAGATCAACGAGGCGTTCGCCGCGGTCGGCATTCAGTCCATGCGCGATCTGGGGGCCAGCCCGGACATCGTCAACGTCAACGGCGGTGCGATCGCACTCGGCCACCCGATCGGCATGTCCGGCGCCCGGCTCGCGCTGACACTCGCCCTGGAACTGCGCCGCCGTGGCGGCGGCGTCGGTGCCGCCGCGCTCTGCGGCGGTGGCGGTCAGGGCGACGCGCTGATCCTGCGGGTTCCCGCAGCGGCATGA
- a CDS encoding DegT/DnrJ/EryC1/StrS family aminotransferase → MSESTRRIQVMLPMLGEEEEQAAAAAIRSGWVAQGPRVAQFEREFATAVGADHGVAVSSCTTALHLALVLHGVGPGDEVVVPSLSFIATANAVRHAGAEPVFADVDLATGNLTVETIEAVRTPRTRAVIAVHQGGMPFDTVALRAAAAGWGVPLIEDAACAAGSRAYGRPVGAGAAISAWSFHPRKVITTGEGGMLTLDDADGAVRLRRLREHGMNVSAADRHASTQPVLEAYLETAFNYRMTDIQAAVGLVQVGRLPGLIAGRRALAARYHELLAGIDGLVPVVDPAYGETNFQSFWVRIDPEYGVSRDEVLTELSAAGVSARRGIMAAHLEPAYAHVTPAPLPVTERLTRDSLILPLHHALTEADQDHIVAVLRKLAGR, encoded by the coding sequence ATGAGCGAATCCACCCGCCGTATCCAGGTGATGCTGCCGATGCTCGGCGAGGAGGAGGAGCAGGCCGCCGCTGCGGCGATCCGCTCCGGCTGGGTGGCCCAGGGCCCCCGGGTGGCGCAGTTCGAACGCGAGTTCGCCACCGCCGTCGGCGCGGACCACGGGGTGGCGGTCAGCTCCTGCACCACCGCGCTGCACCTGGCGTTGGTGCTGCACGGCGTCGGACCCGGCGACGAGGTCGTCGTACCGTCGCTGTCGTTCATCGCCACCGCCAACGCGGTCCGGCACGCCGGTGCCGAGCCGGTCTTCGCCGACGTCGACCTGGCCACCGGCAACCTGACCGTCGAGACGATCGAGGCGGTTCGCACGCCGCGTACCCGGGCGGTGATCGCGGTCCACCAGGGCGGCATGCCGTTCGACACGGTCGCGCTGCGCGCGGCGGCCGCGGGCTGGGGCGTACCGCTGATCGAGGACGCCGCCTGCGCGGCCGGTTCCCGCGCGTACGGTCGGCCGGTCGGTGCCGGCGCGGCGATCTCCGCCTGGTCGTTCCACCCCCGCAAGGTGATCACCACCGGCGAGGGCGGCATGCTGACCCTCGACGACGCCGACGGCGCGGTCCGGCTGCGCCGGCTGCGCGAACACGGCATGAACGTCTCCGCTGCCGACCGGCACGCCAGCACCCAACCGGTGCTGGAGGCGTACCTGGAAACCGCCTTCAACTACCGGATGACCGACATCCAGGCCGCTGTCGGCTTGGTCCAGGTCGGCCGGCTGCCCGGACTGATCGCCGGCCGGCGGGCGCTCGCCGCCCGCTACCACGAGCTGCTCGCCGGGATCGACGGGCTGGTCCCGGTGGTCGACCCGGCGTACGGCGAGACGAACTTCCAGTCGTTCTGGGTGCGCATCGACCCGGAGTACGGGGTCAGCCGCGACGAGGTGCTCACCGAGTTGTCCGCCGCCGGGGTGTCCGCGCGGCGCGGCATCATGGCCGCCCACCTGGAACCGGCGTACGCGCACGTCACACCGGCCCCGCTGCCGGTGACCGAGCGGCTGACCCGCGATTCGCTGATCCTGCCGCTGCACCACGCGCTCACCGAGGCCGACCAGGACCACATCGTGGCGGTGCTGCGCAAACTGGCCGGCCGATGA
- a CDS encoding ATP-binding cassette domain-containing protein, whose amino-acid sequence MTVQLDDVTLGYHDSEPVLRTLSATVRSGQLLAVTGPSGAGKTTLLSALAGSLRPQAGTVSVDGEPLRDRDHAVSRKVVLVPQDNGLAAVLTAGENVQVALIAAGLSPVDARRASMAALERLGLAGQSDQLVEELSGGQQQRTALARALALRGDVLLADEVTSELDATNRQLVLDLLRAEADRGAAVVFATHDPEAAAACDAELHLLDGQAELLRPAG is encoded by the coding sequence TTGACCGTCCAGTTGGACGACGTCACCCTCGGCTATCACGACAGCGAGCCAGTGCTCCGTACCCTTTCGGCGACGGTCCGCTCGGGCCAACTGCTCGCGGTGACCGGCCCCTCCGGTGCCGGCAAGACGACCCTGCTGTCCGCGCTGGCCGGCTCCCTGCGGCCACAGGCAGGGACGGTCTCGGTCGACGGGGAACCGCTGCGCGACCGGGACCACGCCGTGTCCCGCAAGGTGGTCCTGGTCCCGCAGGACAACGGGCTGGCGGCGGTGCTCACCGCCGGTGAGAACGTGCAGGTGGCGCTGATCGCGGCCGGGTTGAGCCCGGTCGACGCCCGGCGCGCGAGTATGGCCGCGCTGGAACGGCTGGGTCTCGCCGGCCAGTCCGATCAGCTGGTCGAGGAGCTTTCCGGTGGCCAGCAGCAGCGGACCGCGTTGGCCCGTGCCCTGGCGCTGCGCGGCGATGTGCTGTTGGCCGACGAGGTGACCAGCGAGCTCGACGCCACCAACCGGCAGCTGGTGTTGGATCTGCTTCGGGCCGAAGCGGACCGGGGCGCGGCCGTGGTCTTCGCCACCCACGATCCGGAGGCCGCCGCCGCCTGTGACGCTGAGCTGCATCTGCTGGACGGCCAGGCGGAGCTGCTGCGGCCGGCGGGATGA